Genomic DNA from Modestobacter versicolor:
CCTGCCGCCCGGCGTGAACACCGACAGCGCGGCCTAGCCGCCGCAGGCGGCGTCAGGGCCGGGCGAGGCGGAGCGCGATGCCGTCGAGGATGTCGTGCTCGCTGACCACGACCTCCTCCAGGTCGAAGGCGTCCATGACCACCCGAAGCACCAGGGCGCCGGCGCCGATGACGTCGACCCGCCCCGGGTGCATGACGGGGTGGGCGGCGCGCTTGGCCCGGCTGGCCGTGAGCAGCCCGGCGCTGACCGAGCGGACGGCGGACACCGGGATGCGGGAGCCGTGGATGGCGACCGGGTCGTAGGCCGGGAGCCCCAGGGCCAGCGCGGCCACGGTGGTCACCGAGCCGGCCAGCCCGACCAGCGTGGCCGCCTGGTGCACGGGGACGTCGGCCACCACCTGCTCCAGCGCCGCGCGGATGTCGGCCTCGGCGGCCTGCACCTCGTCGGGCGGGGGCGGGTCGCTGCGCAGGTGCCGCTCGGTGAGCCGCACGCAACCGACGTCGACCGACCGCGCGGCGCGCACCCCGCCTGCGTCACCGAGCACGAACTCGGTCGACCCACCGCCGATGTCGACGACCAGGAACGGCGGGCGGGGCGGCTCGGCGCCGTGCACCCGGGCCGCGGCGGCCAGCGAGGCGGTCGCCCCCAGGTAGGAGAGCTCGGCCTCCTCCACCCCCGGGACGACGTCGGGCAGCTGGCCCAGCGTCGCGGTCACCATCGCCTCGAAGTCCGCCCGGTTGGCGGCGTCCCGGCTGGCGCTGGTGGCGACCATCCGGACCCGCTCCGCGCCGAGCTCGCGCGCCTGGGCGGCGTACTCGGCGAGCACCACCCGGGTGCGCTCGATCGCCTCGGGCGCGAGCCGCCCGGTCGCGTCGACCCCCTGGCCGAGCCGGACGACCTCCATCCGGCGCAGCAGGTCGGTGTGCGCACCCTCCGGCGGCACGTCGGCGACCAGCAGCCGGATCGAGTTGGTGCCGCAGTCGATGGCAGCAACTCGCGTCATCTCACGTCCTCGGGGTCCTGGGCGGACGGCTGGGCGCAGGGGCCGGCGGCCCACCACTCCCCCATCTCGGCGACCGCCCGGTCGCCGATGGGGTTCACGCCCGGGCCGGCGGCCAGCGCGTGGCCGGCGAGCGCGTGCAGGCACTTGACCCGGTCGGGCATGCCGCCGGCGCTGGCCCGGGTGGGCAGCACGTCGCGCGCGTCCCGGGTGGCCAGGAACGACTCGTGCGCCGCGCGGTAGGCGGCGGCGAGCTCCGGGTCGGTGCCGAGCTCCTCCTGCCACTCCCGCATCCGCCCGGCCGACTCCAGCCGGCTGGCGGCGGCGGTGGCCCGCGGGCAGGTCAGGTAGTACAGCGTGGGGAACGGGGTGCCGTCCTCGAGCCGGGGCGAGGTCTCGACGACGTCGGGCTGACCGCACGGGCAGCGGTGCGCGACGCCGACCAGGGCACGCGGCGGGCGCCCGAGCTGGCGGCCGATGACGGCGCGCTCGGCCTCGGTGACCGGCGGCGAGGGCGGGGCGACGGCCGCGGGGTCGGGACTGGGCACCCGATGAGTGTCCGTCAGCCGGCTAGCCGGCCGGCGCAGGGGGGTCGCCGTCGGCCGCGGCGACGGAACCGAGCAGCGCCTCGTACCAGGGCACGTCGGTCTGCTCGTCGGCGCTCTCGGCCGGTGCGTCGGCGGTGTCCCCCGGGCCCCCTGCGTCACCGACGATGATCAGCCGGTCGCCGGGCAGCACCATCGTCAGCCGTTCCCGGGCCTCCTGGGAGATGTAGGCCGGGTCGGACTGCCGGTCCAGCTGGGACTGCAGCTCGGCCGCCCGCTGGGTCAGCGCGTCGCGCTCGGCGGCCAGCTCGGCCAGCTCCTGCCGGCCGGCCACGTACTGGCGCAGCGGCCCGGCCAGGGTCAGCGCGAGCAGCAGCACGAGGGCGCCGAGCATCACCGCCCGGCCGGTGAACCGCGGTCCGCGCCGCGGGGTGGTGCTGCGCGCCGGACGGCGGGTGGTGCGCCGCCCGGGCCGGCTGTCGGCCTGGGCGCGCGCACCGGCCCGCACCGGCCGCGACGGGGTCCGGCGGCGGCTGCCACCGGACCTGCCGCGGCGCGGGCGGGCCTGGCTCATGCTCCGGTCAGCCGCGGGCGAGGCGCGGGAACGCGGCGGCGCCGGCGTAGCGGGCGGCGTCGTCGAGCTCCTCCTCGATCCGCAGCAGCTGGTTGTACTTGGCCACGCGCTCGCTGCGGGCCGGGGCACCGGTCTTGATCTGCCCGCAGTCCAGCGCGACCGCGAGGTCGGCGATCGTGGTGTCCTCGGTCTCGCCCGAGCGGTGGCTCATCATCGAGCGGTAGCCGCCCCGGTGGGCCATGGTCACCGCGTCGAGGGTCTCGGTGAGCGTGCCGATCTGGTTGACCTTCACCAGCAGCGCGTTGGCCGCACCGCGGGCGATGCCGTCGGCCAGCCGGGCCGGGTTGGTGACGAACAGGTCGTCGCCGACGATCTGCACCCGGTCGCCGAGGGCCTCGGTGAGCGCCACCCAGCCGTCCCAGTCCTCCTCGGACAGCGGGTCCTCGATCGAGACGATCGGGTAGGCGTCGACCAGGCCGGCGTAGTACTCGGTGAGGTCGCCGGAGCTCAGCGTCTTGCCCTCGAAGGCGTAGCCGGCCTCGCTGTGGAACTCGGTGGCGGCGACGTCCAGGGCGAAGGCGATGTCGGTGCCGACGCCGTAGCCGGCCTTCTCCACCGCCTCGACGATGAGGTCCAGGGCGTCCCGGTTGCTCGGCAGCGAGGGGGCGAACCCGCCCTCGTCGCCCAGGCCGGTCGACAGCCCGCGCTTCTTCAGCACCGACTTCAGCGCGTGGTAGGTCTCGGTGCCCACCGCGAGCGCCTCGGCGAAGGTCGCCGCGCCGATCGGGGCGATCATGAACTCCTGCACGTCGACGTTGCTGTCGGCGTGGGCGCCACCGTTGAGGATGTTCATCATCGGCACCGGCAGCAGGTGCGCCGCGGGGCCACCGACGTAGCGGAACAGCGGCAGGCCCGCGGACTCCGCGGCGGCCTTCGCGACGGCGAGGCTGACGCCGAGGATCGCGTTGGCGCCGAGCCGGGACTTGTCCGGGGTGCCGTCGAGGTCGATCAACCGCTGGTCGACCAGGCGCTGCTCGGAGGCCTCGAAGCCGACGAGCTCGGGGCCGATGACGTCCAGGACGCCGTCGACGGCCTGGGTCACGCCCTTGCCGTTGTAGCGGTCACCGCCGTCCCGGAGCTCCACCGCCTCGAAGGCGCCGGTCGAGGCGCCGCTGGGCACGGCGGCCCGGGTGATCGTCCCGTCGTCGAGTGCGACCTCGACCTCGACGGTGGGGTTTCCGCGCGAGTCGAGGATCTCCCGCGCGCCTACTGCATCGATGCTGGCCACGGGCTGCAGCCTAGCCAGCCCGGTGGGGTGCGCGGGACACCCCGGCGGGGACGCCCCGGCACACGGCGGCAGAACACCCGGGTCCAGCTGGGACGATGGCCCGCGATGACCCCGCCGCCGACCTCCCCGACCACGCCCCGCCCGCACCGGCGCGCGGCCCGCCAGCTGCTGCTGGGCCTGCTCCCGGTGCTCGCGGTGGGCGTCGTCCTGCTGGTCGTGCTGCCGCTGCGGCTGGCCGACGTGAGGGCCCCGCTGAGCGCCGCCACGGCCACCGCGACGGCGACGGTCACCGAGGTCGGCACGGCGCCGGACGGGCGCGGGCTGGACCTCACCTTCACCGGCGAGGACGGCGCGGAGCGCACCGGCACGGTAGAGCTGGACCGGGCGCTTGACGTGCCGGTCGGCGCGGAGCTCCCGGTGCGCTACGACCCCGGGACGCCGGACGGGTCGCTGGTGCACACCGACGGGGACGCCGCCTCCGCCGCGGTCGGCGACGTGCTGTTCGGGCTGTTCGCCGTCGTCGTGGTGCTGCTGGCGACCGCCGCCCTGACGCTCGCCCGGCTGCTCGGCCGGCCGCGGCTGCGGAACCGCCCGGTCGTCCGGCTCACCGCGACCCACGTCGTCGTCCGGCAGGGCCTGCTGGTGCGCAGCTGGCTGGAGCTGGACAGCTCCGCCGGACTGCGCTGGGTGCCGGTGCACTGGACGCCCGAGCTGGACCGGCTGGCCCCGGGCACCCGGCTGGAGGTGCACGGCGACCCGGCGCGGGACCGGCTGGTGCTCCCGGTGGTCGACGGCGCCGAGGTGTGGCCCTCCGGCCGGGTGCGGGACCGCGAGCCGCGCGGCGACCTCCGCCAGGCCGCGGTCGACCCGCAGGCCACCGACGTGGGCCTCGCCCGGCAGGTCCGCGCCGACGGCGTCTTCCCGCTGCTGGCGCCGGTGCTCGGCCTGCTCTGGGCCTACGTCGACAGCAGCGGGGTGGCCGGCTTCCTGGTGGCCACCGCGCTGGTCGCCCCGGTGCTCTTCTGGCTCCCCCAGCTGCTGGGCTCCGACCCGCGGGCGCCCGGTCACGCCTAGCTGTCAGTCGGCCCTGGCGAGCGCTGCGGCGTCCAGCTCGCCGGCGTAGCGGCGCACCGCCTCGCGCAGCGCGTCCTCGACGTCCCAGCCCCGCTCCGCGGCCGCGACGACGACCCCGAGCAGCCGCTCCCCCAGCGCCTCGGGGCTGTCCTCGGGCAGCTCGGCCGGCGGCGGGGTCGGCAGCCCGGCGCGGGCGGCCCGGCGGGCCAGCGCGGCACCCCACGAGGTGGCCGGCTGCGAGCGGGACACCCCCTCGGTCGGCGACCGGCGCTGCTTCTCGGTCTTCTTGATCTCGTCCCAGCCGGCCTCGACCTGCGCCACGTCCCGCGGGCCGGCGTCGGCGAAGACGTGCGGGTGCCGGCGGACCAGCTTGTCGACCAGGTCACCGGCGACGTCGTCGACGTCGAACCGCCGCGCGGGGTCGGCCTCGGCGGCCACCCGGGCGTGGAAGGCGACCTGCAGCAGCACGTCGCCGAGCTCCTCGCGCATCGCCACCGGGTCGTCGTCGACGATGGCGTCGTAGGCCTCGTGCGCCTCCTCCAGCAGGTAGCCGCGCAGCGAGGCGTGGGTCTGCTCGGCGTCCCAGGGGCACCCACCGGGCGAGCGCAGCCGGTCCATCACCGCCACCACGTCCAGCAGCCGGACGCCGGGCGGCTCCGGTGCGCCGTCGACCCGGGGCACCGTCCAGCCGGCCGCCTCGTCGGCGGTGGCCAGCAGGACGGCGTCGGTGGTGCCGGCCGCGGCACCGGCGGCCGCCTCGGGGTCGGCGACGCCGGTGACCGCGAGCCCCTCGGCGCGCAGCGCAGCAGCGGTCGCGGCGGCCCCGGGGAGGGCGAGGACGAGCGGGGAGGTGGTGACCGCCCGCCAGCCCACCGGGGCGAGCAGGCCGGGCAGGCGGGGGCTGACGGTGACGAGGAGCGCGACGGGCACCCGGTCAGTCTCCGGCAGCGCCCGCACCGGCGTCAGCGGCACCCGCCCCGCCGGCGTCCTCGAGCAGCTGCACGACCCCGCCCTCGCCGGCCACCACCCGGTCCTCGTCCAGCACGCCGTAGCGCGGGTTGACGTCCAGGTCGAGGTCGTCGCGGACCGCGGTGACCCGGGCGGCCCCGGCCTCCTCCGCCTCACCGGCGGCCTGCTCGGCGAGCTGGTCGCGGACGTCGGCGAAGGCCGGCACCGTGACCGCGCGGACGAAGCCGACCACCACGCCGCCGGCCTCGGGCACCGCCCGGGTGAAGCCCTGCCCGGCCGCCGTGCCGGCGACCTGCTCGGCCAGCACCTCGGGCACGTCCGCGCCGGCGAACGGCTCGACGGCGGGCAGCGTGTTGCCGCCGGCGAACTGGGTGGCCAGCGCCGGGTAGGTGCCCGGGTCGGCGGTCAGCTGGGCGAGCACGCCGTCGGCGGTCGGCTGGTCGGGCACGGTGATGATGCCGAGCTCGGTCTGGGTCAGCTCATCGGCCGACTCGTCGTAGCGCGCCCGCAGCGCGGCGTCGGAGAGGTCGGCCTCGCCCTCGGCGACGGCGACCCGCTGGCGGACCAGCTGCTGGCGGACGTTCTCGAACACGTCGTCGCGGTTGGCCCCCTGCTGCTGGGCGACCTGGGCGTAGACGGCGTCCGGGTCGTTGTCGCCCAGGAGCTCGGCCAGCCGGTCGCGGACCTCGGCGTCGGTGACCTCGACGTCGTAGCGGCGGGCCACGGCGGCGTAGACCTCCTCGCCCACCTGGAGGCTCAGCACCTGCCGGGTGAAGCCGGTGCGGTCGGCCTCGGCGTAGGCGGCGATGTCCGGGTCGGCGAGGCGTTCGGCCACCGCGTCGTCCAGCTCGGCGACGGTGACCTGCTCGTCACCGACGTAGGCGGCGACGTTGGGCGAGGTCCGGCAGCCGGCCAGCCCACCCAGGCCAGCGGCACCCACGAGCAGGACGGCGAGGAGTCTGCGGCGCTGCACGCGGGCGAGCGTGCCACACGGGTGTGACCCGTGTCGCACACCGCGCTCCGTTCGCTAGGCGACGGCGACGGCTTGCTCGAGGACGGCGGACAGCAGCGCGTGCAGCTTCTCCAGCAGGGCGACGTCGCGCAGCGGCGTGCGCCGGTCCGGGCCCACCGGCACCTTGATCGACACCGTGCGCACCGCCTCCTTGAAGGTGGCGCCGTCGGCCAGCCGGGCGAGCTTCATCACCTGCGACTCGCGCAGGTCCACCGGGCCCACCCGGATCGACTTGCCCTGCATCGACACCTCGGTGACGCCCAGCGCCCGCATCGCCGCCCGGAACCGGGCGACCGCGAGCAGGTTGAGCACCGGGGCGGGTGCGGCGCCGTACCGGTCGGTGAGCTCGTCGAGCACCGCCTGCGCCTGCTCGTCGTCCTGCACGGCGGCGACCTTGCGGTAGGCCTCCATCCGCAGCCGCTCGCCGGTCACGTAGTCGTGCGGCAGGTGCGCGTCGACCGGCAGGTCGACCCGGACCTCGGCCGGCTCCACCGCCGGGGACTCGCCGGTGGCCTGGGCGCGGTAGTCGCTGACCGCCTCCCCGACCAGCCGGACGTAGAGGTCGAAGCCGACCCCGGCGATGTGCCCGGACTGCTCGCCACCGAGCAGGTTGCCCGAGCCGCGGATCTCCAGGTCCTTCATCGCCACGGCCATGCCGGCCCCGAGGTCGGTGTTGTGCGCGATGGTGGTCAGCCGGTCGACCGAGGTCTCGGTCAGCGGACGGGACGGGTCGTAGGTGAAGTAGGCGTACGCCCGCTCCCGGCCCCGGCCGACCCGGCCGCGGATCTGGTGCAGCTGGGAGAGGCCGAAGGTGTCGGCCCGGTCGACGATCAGGGTGTTGGCGTTGGGGATGTCCAGCCCGGACTCGACGATCGTGGTGGCGACCAGGACGTCGTACTCCTTCTCCCAGAAGCCGACCATGATCTCCTCGAGCTGGTGCTCCTTCATCTGGCCGTGGCCGACCGCCACCCGGGCCTCGGGCACCAGGGCCCGGATCTTGGCCGCCGCCTTGTCGATCGACTGCACCCGGTTGTGGATGACGAAGACCTGGCCGTCGCGGAGCAGTTCGCGGCGGATCGCCGCGGCCATCTGCTTGTCGTCCCAGGCCCCGACGTAGGTCAGCACCGGGTGCCGCTCCTCGGGCGGGGTGAGGATCGTCGACATCTCGCGGATGCCGGTGAGGCTCATCTCCAGGGTGCGCGGGATCGGGGTGGCCGACATCGACAGCACGTCGACCGCCGTCCGGACGCTCTTCAGGTACTCCTTGTGCTCGACCCCGAAGCGCTGCTCCTCGTCGACGATGACCAGGCCGAGGTCCTTGAACCGGGTGGTCGGCTGGAGCAGCCGGTGGGTGCCGACCAGGATGTCGATCTCCCCGGCGGCCAGCTGGCGGAGCACCTCGGTGCTCTCGGACGCGGACTGGAAGCGGGAGAGCACCTTCACGGTGACCGGGAACTGCGCCATCCGCTCGGCGAAGGTCTTGTAGTGCTGGTTGGCCAGCAGCGTCGTCGGCACCAGGACGGCGACCTGCTTGCCGTCCTGCACCGCCTTGAACGCGGCGCGCACCGCGATCTCGGTCTTCCCGTAGCCGACGTCGCCGCAGATGATCCGGTCCATCGGCACCGGCTGGGCCATGTCGGCCTTGACCTCGTCGATCGCGGCCAGCTGGTCGGGGGTCTCCTGGAACGGGAAGGCGTCCTCGAGCTCGCGCTGCCAGACGGTGTCCGGGCCGAAGGCGTGGCCCTTGGTCGCCATCCGGGCCGAGTACAGCCGGATGAGCTCCGCGGCGATCTGCTTGACCGCCTTGCGCGCCTGGCTCTTGGTCTTCTGCCAGTCGGCGCCGCCGAGCTTGGACAGCGCCGGGGCCTCGCCGCCGACGTAGCGGGTCAGCTGGTCGAGGGAGTCGGTCGGCACGAAGAGCCGGTCCGGCGGCTGGTTCCGCTTGCCGGGGGCGTACTCGACGATCAGGTAGTCGCGCTGGCCGCCGTGCACGGTGCGGCTGACCATCTCCACGTAGCGGCCGATCCCGTGCTGCTCGTGCACCACCAGGTCACCGGGCTGCAGCTGCACCAGGTCGACGGCGTTGCGCCGCCGGGCCGGCATCTTGGTGGCGTCCTTCATCGAGGTGCCGCGCTGGCCGGTGAGGTCGCCTTCGGTGACCAGCGCCAGGCCGACCGACGGGAAGGCGAAGCCGGACTCCAGGTTGCCCTGGGTGATCAGGGTCGGGCCGGGCTCCGGGGCGGCCTCGATGCCGGGCACCAGCCGGGCGCCGAGGTCGGCCTCGGTGAGCTGGTCGGCGGCGCGCTGGGCGGGCCCGGGACCGGCGAAGGTGAGCACCACCCGCCAGCCGTCGCGGCCCCAGCTGCGCAGCTGCTCGAAGGCCCGCTCCTGGTCGCCGTGGAACCGCTCGACGCCGGTGGCGTCCAGGGTCACGTGCGCCTCGTCGTCGTCCGGGCTGAGGGTGAACACGCCCGTCGTCCACCACGGCAGCCCGCGGCGGCGGGCGGCGGACTCGACGTCGGCGAGGTCCTGGAAGGACGACGCCCCCAGGTCGATCGGCGCCTGCCCGGCCTCGGCGGCGGTCTGCCAGGACGCGGCGAGGAACTCCTCGGCGGTGCGCACCAGGTCCGCCGCGCGGCTGCGCACCCGCTCGGGGTCGCACACCAGCACGTGCGTGCCGGCCGCGACCAGGTCGGTGAGCAGCTGCATCTGCTCGCCACCGATGAGCGCCGGGATGAGCGACTCCATGCCCTCGACGGCGATGCCCTCGGCCAGCTTGCCGGCGACCTCGGCCAGCTCCGGGTGGTCGACCGCCAGCTGGGTGGCGCGGGCGCGCACCTCGTCGGTGAGCAGCAGCTCGCGGCACGGCGGGGCCCACAGCCGCTCGGGGCGCTCGTCGAGGGAGCGCTGGTCGGCGGCGGAGAAGTAGCGCAGCTCGTCGACCTCGTCGCCCCAGAACTCCACCCGCACCGGGTGCGGCTCGGTGGGCGGGAAGACGTCGAGCAGGCCACCGCGGACGGCGAACTCGCCGCGCTTCTCGACCAGCTCCACCCGGCTGTAGGCGGCGTCGGACAGCGCCTGGGCGACGACGTCGAGGTCGGCGGAGGCGCCCGGCCGCAGCTCCACCGGCACCAGGTCGCCGAGCCCGGGGGCGAGCGGCTGCAGCACGCTGCGCACCGGCGCGACGAGCACGTCGATGGTGCCGTTCTCGCCGGGGTGGGTCAGGTCGCGGAGCACGGCCAGCCGGCGACCGACGGTGTCCGCGCGCGGGCTGAGCCGCTCGTGCGGCAGCGTCTCCCAGGCCGGGAAGACCTCGACCCGGTGGTCGGGGACGAAGCAGCGCAGCAGGGTGGCCAGCGCGTCGGCGTCCCGCTCACCCGCCGTCACCACCAGCACCGGCACGCCGGCGCCCGGCGCGCGGGCGGCCAGCGCCGCGGCGACCAGCGGCTGGACCGGCGGCGCCGCGGTGACCGCCAGCTCGGCGGAGCCGGCCTGCGCGACCACCTGCGCCAGGCCGGGGTCGGTCAGGACGACGTCCAGCACGCCGCGCAAGCTCACGGAGGCCACTCCCAGATCTGGGGGCCGCAACACGACGCGCCGGGTGCGCGCGGGGGCCCGTTTCCCAGGTTAGCCCGCGGATCCGACGGTCGCGCCCGAGGTCGGCCGGGCCCGGGGGCCCCTGCTCCCGACCCCGGCACGCGCTCCGCGGCCCACCGGCAGGGTGCCGGTGGGCCGCGGAGCGGGAGGGGTCAGTACGCGCCGGAGGCGGTGACCACGGCGCGCGCGGTCTTCCAGAGGATCTGCACGTCGAGGGCGAGCGACCAGTTCTCCACGTAGCGGAGGTCCAGCCGGACGGCCTCCTCCCACGGCAGGTCGCTGCGACCGGAGATCTGCCACAGGCCGGTCAGGCCGGGCTTCACCAGCAGCCGGCGGCTGACCGAGGTGTCGTAGCGGGCGACCTCCTGCGGCAGCGGGGGCCGCGGGCC
This window encodes:
- the mfd gene encoding transcription-repair coupling factor, with amino-acid sequence MSLRGVLDVVLTDPGLAQVVAQAGSAELAVTAAPPVQPLVAAALAARAPGAGVPVLVVTAGERDADALATLLRCFVPDHRVEVFPAWETLPHERLSPRADTVGRRLAVLRDLTHPGENGTIDVLVAPVRSVLQPLAPGLGDLVPVELRPGASADLDVVAQALSDAAYSRVELVEKRGEFAVRGGLLDVFPPTEPHPVRVEFWGDEVDELRYFSAADQRSLDERPERLWAPPCRELLLTDEVRARATQLAVDHPELAEVAGKLAEGIAVEGMESLIPALIGGEQMQLLTDLVAAGTHVLVCDPERVRSRAADLVRTAEEFLAASWQTAAEAGQAPIDLGASSFQDLADVESAARRRGLPWWTTGVFTLSPDDDEAHVTLDATGVERFHGDQERAFEQLRSWGRDGWRVVLTFAGPGPAQRAADQLTEADLGARLVPGIEAAPEPGPTLITQGNLESGFAFPSVGLALVTEGDLTGQRGTSMKDATKMPARRRNAVDLVQLQPGDLVVHEQHGIGRYVEMVSRTVHGGQRDYLIVEYAPGKRNQPPDRLFVPTDSLDQLTRYVGGEAPALSKLGGADWQKTKSQARKAVKQIAAELIRLYSARMATKGHAFGPDTVWQRELEDAFPFQETPDQLAAIDEVKADMAQPVPMDRIICGDVGYGKTEIAVRAAFKAVQDGKQVAVLVPTTLLANQHYKTFAERMAQFPVTVKVLSRFQSASESTEVLRQLAAGEIDILVGTHRLLQPTTRFKDLGLVIVDEEQRFGVEHKEYLKSVRTAVDVLSMSATPIPRTLEMSLTGIREMSTILTPPEERHPVLTYVGAWDDKQMAAAIRRELLRDGQVFVIHNRVQSIDKAAAKIRALVPEARVAVGHGQMKEHQLEEIMVGFWEKEYDVLVATTIVESGLDIPNANTLIVDRADTFGLSQLHQIRGRVGRGRERAYAYFTYDPSRPLTETSVDRLTTIAHNTDLGAGMAVAMKDLEIRGSGNLLGGEQSGHIAGVGFDLYVRLVGEAVSDYRAQATGESPAVEPAEVRVDLPVDAHLPHDYVTGERLRMEAYRKVAAVQDDEQAQAVLDELTDRYGAAPAPVLNLLAVARFRAAMRALGVTEVSMQGKSIRVGPVDLRESQVMKLARLADGATFKEAVRTVSIKVPVGPDRRTPLRDVALLEKLHALLSAVLEQAVAVA
- a CDS encoding peptidylprolyl isomerase is translated as MQRRRLLAVLLVGAAGLGGLAGCRTSPNVAAYVGDEQVTVAELDDAVAERLADPDIAAYAEADRTGFTRQVLSLQVGEEVYAAVARRYDVEVTDAEVRDRLAELLGDNDPDAVYAQVAQQQGANRDDVFENVRQQLVRQRVAVAEGEADLSDAALRARYDESADELTQTELGIITVPDQPTADGVLAQLTADPGTYPALATQFAGGNTLPAVEPFAGADVPEVLAEQVAGTAAGQGFTRAVPEAGGVVVGFVRAVTVPAFADVRDQLAEQAAGEAEEAGAARVTAVRDDLDLDVNPRYGVLDEDRVVAGEGGVVQLLEDAGGAGAADAGAGAAGD
- a CDS encoding DUF3592 domain-containing protein; translation: MTPPPTSPTTPRPHRRAARQLLLGLLPVLAVGVVLLVVLPLRLADVRAPLSAATATATATVTEVGTAPDGRGLDLTFTGEDGAERTGTVELDRALDVPVGAELPVRYDPGTPDGSLVHTDGDAASAAVGDVLFGLFAVVVVLLATAALTLARLLGRPRLRNRPVVRLTATHVVVRQGLLVRSWLELDSSAGLRWVPVHWTPELDRLAPGTRLEVHGDPARDRLVLPVVDGAEVWPSGRVRDREPRGDLRQAAVDPQATDVGLARQVRADGVFPLLAPVLGLLWAYVDSSGVAGFLVATALVAPVLFWLPQLLGSDPRAPGHA
- a CDS encoding FtsB family cell division protein — encoded protein: MSQARPRRGRSGGSRRRTPSRPVRAGARAQADSRPGRRTTRRPARSTTPRRGPRFTGRAVMLGALVLLLALTLAGPLRQYVAGRQELAELAAERDALTQRAAELQSQLDRQSDPAYISQEARERLTMVLPGDRLIIVGDAGGPGDTADAPAESADEQTDVPWYEALLGSVAAADGDPPAPAG
- the eno gene encoding phosphopyruvate hydratase — translated: MASIDAVGAREILDSRGNPTVEVEVALDDGTITRAAVPSGASTGAFEAVELRDGGDRYNGKGVTQAVDGVLDVIGPELVGFEASEQRLVDQRLIDLDGTPDKSRLGANAILGVSLAVAKAAAESAGLPLFRYVGGPAAHLLPVPMMNILNGGAHADSNVDVQEFMIAPIGAATFAEALAVGTETYHALKSVLKKRGLSTGLGDEGGFAPSLPSNRDALDLIVEAVEKAGYGVGTDIAFALDVAATEFHSEAGYAFEGKTLSSGDLTEYYAGLVDAYPIVSIEDPLSEEDWDGWVALTEALGDRVQIVGDDLFVTNPARLADGIARGAANALLVKVNQIGTLTETLDAVTMAHRGGYRSMMSHRSGETEDTTIADLAVALDCGQIKTGAPARSERVAKYNQLLRIEEELDDAARYAGAAAFPRLARG
- a CDS encoding DUF501 domain-containing protein, encoding MPSPDPAAVAPPSPPVTEAERAVIGRQLGRPPRALVGVAHRCPCGQPDVVETSPRLEDGTPFPTLYYLTCPRATAAASRLESAGRMREWQEELGTDPELAAAYRAAHESFLATRDARDVLPTRASAGGMPDRVKCLHALAGHALAAGPGVNPIGDRAVAEMGEWWAAGPCAQPSAQDPEDVR
- a CDS encoding Ppx/GppA phosphatase family protein; protein product: MTRVAAIDCGTNSIRLLVADVPPEGAHTDLLRRMEVVRLGQGVDATGRLAPEAIERTRVVLAEYAAQARELGAERVRMVATSASRDAANRADFEAMVTATLGQLPDVVPGVEEAELSYLGATASLAAAARVHGAEPPRPPFLVVDIGGGSTEFVLGDAGGVRAARSVDVGCVRLTERHLRSDPPPPDEVQAAEADIRAALEQVVADVPVHQAATLVGLAGSVTTVAALALGLPAYDPVAIHGSRIPVSAVRSVSAGLLTASRAKRAAHPVMHPGRVDVIGAGALVLRVVMDAFDLEEVVVSEHDILDGIALRLARP
- a CDS encoding MazG nucleotide pyrophosphohydrolase domain-containing protein, translated to MPVALLVTVSPRLPGLLAPVGWRAVTTSPLVLALPGAAATAAALRAEGLAVTGVADPEAAAGAAAGTTDAVLLATADEAAGWTVPRVDGAPEPPGVRLLDVVAVMDRLRSPGGCPWDAEQTHASLRGYLLEEAHEAYDAIVDDDPVAMREELGDVLLQVAFHARVAAEADPARRFDVDDVAGDLVDKLVRRHPHVFADAGPRDVAQVEAGWDEIKKTEKQRRSPTEGVSRSQPATSWGAALARRAARAGLPTPPPAELPEDSPEALGERLLGVVVAAAERGWDVEDALREAVRRYAGELDAAALARAD